TCCAGGAAAGCCGGCCTCAGTACACTTTCTAAACGTATACATCGATATTAGGCGTGCCGCAAGCCTAAGGGGAAACGGGGCGGGATGCCCTTTCTTTCGGCCAACATCTTCGGGGTATAAACACCATATCTGTTTTGTCAGATTGAGCCATTCGGACATACTCAACCTGCTCCTTTCCTTGACCGTTTTATTCAGTTTCTTGGGACTCCCTGGCTTCACGAATACGTTGATGAATTCAATGGTGTTGTCCTCGTAGAGGTTCGGAGGGTAAGGATAGCTACCGAACATTTTGACACTGGTTTGCTTCTCCCAGATGTAGAGACTGAATCTTTGCAGAGCAGTATTCCTCAGTATGGTATGCTCGACATCATTGTTGATGTTCTGTAGGAATCTTGTATGGTAGTCATTTATTATACTCTTGGATACTGGCATCATCGGTGTGTTAATACATAGTTTGCCGTTTGGCACCAGTATCCTCTCGGACTCCTCCCAGACCTTCAGCAAGTCCCCGAGGTAAGTCTTGTAATCTGTTTGACCTATTTGGCCTTCGATTCTGTAGTCCTTGGCATTCCAATAGGGTGGGCTTGTAACGATAAGATTGACCGAGTTGTCTGGGAAATCCCTGAGGACGGTGTATGCATCACCTTGCAGTAGAGCATCTATGGGTTGCTCCATGCGCCCCTTCCTAAGCTATCGCAGGATGAGATTAGACCAGAATAGATTGGAAAAATCCCGACCTCCTTTTGGTGCAAACCCGGTTGTCATACTCTTCTTCGTTCGCGGGGCACACAGCAGAATATCCCCATCTCGTTCAACGTAGGGCGGATCTTCGGCCATAGTCTGCTGTAAAGACTGCAACTCCTGGCTAGGCAAACTGAACTCGTGGGCACAGAGGCCACATTGCCTGTGTCTGTCTGATTATGCATTACTACAGGGGGCCTGTCAATGCCACGTTTTCGATACGGCATTCTGAAAATTAGACACATCTTGAAGGGCAACCATGAATGAGTGCGAGTATGAATGTACTGACACAGGTGTGACAGCGCGCTGGGGCGTGCTTAATCACCGGCACTCTGTGCTAGGCTCCCAGGGGTCCTGACTGACACCTCCTTGCTGAGAAAGCTCGAAGATCCCCTTCAGATGAGCTCCTCGCATTCTATTCTTCCCGATATTCTCGAGTTCCTAAAACCTACGCAGAGTGCTACACGGCCGTTGGTAGCCGTGCTCTGTCCGGCCAGAAATCCTTGGAGGAACGCCTCCTTCACGACCTTGACTCCGGAAGTTTCATGCTCCACGGAATATCCCAACACAGCTTGCTTGTACTCCTGTGTCTGGGCATGATACAGAACCATTTTGTCCATATTATGCCACAGTTCAGGCCGTCGCGTCTCTTGTGCGAGATTTGCGCCAGAAAATTCAATGTCGGTGACATGCTGTGAAAAAAGCCAAGCACCTTGCCCAACTCAAACCGGCAAGATATTAATGGCTGGGTGCACCAATGACAGAGCCCGAGACACAGGAACCGGAAACAAAGAAAGCTTTTCTAGTTGGCGGCGAGATAGAAACAGATTTCCCCGTAGTCGCAGTCCGTGCATCCAGGCTCCCTCTTTCCGATGTAGACTTTGCTCTTTATACCCTCGATCACCTCTGTGAGAACTCTCTCTGCTTGTCTCAGGCTATCGGGGTCAACCGCAACATCTCTTGTCGTTCCATCATCGAAATTGTAGAAACTACCCCTGGTTGTGTTTAGGCCCATTGATTCTAGGCCTAGGGCGTAGGCACGTATTTGGAACTGTTGATGAGGCTGTGGCTTGAAGCTCTTGATGTTTTTCAGATCAATGACCCATTTCTTGCTGTCGCCCAAATCAATTATGAGGTCAGGTCGACAGTTGATCCTAACTCCTCCCCACGTAAATACTAAGTCTTCCTCAGCCATACGGACTCTCTCGAGGTCGTCCCTAAACGCTGTGTGGAAACTGCGTATAGCAACCTTGGCTCGTTCTTTCATCCTGTTCTGGAGAGAATGGGGCGCGTAAGGCATATGGAATTCCCTGTCAACAAGCTCATCCAATCTAGCCGGTGTTTTGCGAATCTCTCTGCAGTTTCTGGCTGCCATGTTGGCTAGATGGTGCAGGCTTATTGCGTACCCTAATTCTTCAGGTAGTTGATACCTCCAATCCCACATTCGTCGGAGTCTGTAGAAGTGGGGGCATCTGACATAGTCGACCAGTTCAGAGCATGTAATATCAGTCACTTGTTCGCTTTTGCTGTGTACTTCTGGCCTCACAAAGCCTTTATCAGTTCCTTTGAAGCAATGCTGAGGTATGTCATTGTAAAAAGGTGATGGTTGGCGCGACCTCTTGATTTTCTCAAAGTCGCTCAGGATTAGGCGTTCCCTTGCCCTCGTGACTGCAACATAGAAGAGGCGTCTCTCTGGGTCTTCGTCCTCGATAAACCTAACATCATATCTCTTCTGCGGATAAATGGATCCAGGGATGAATCGCGGATTGCCTCGGCCTTCTGGTGGAAATCTCCCTTCCACAAGGGAAGGTATTATCACTACCGGCCACTGAAGACCCTTTGTCTGATGTACCGTGCATACGGATACAGCATCGACAAGCGAAGGATCAAAATCTAGGTTGGCCTCGTATTCGGAAGACGCATATCTGACGATGAACCACGCTATGTCATTGATCAAGGTAGTTCCATCACCGAAACCGCATTCAGCAAGGTTTCTCAAGAATGCGGCTTGGACGTCTGTTACGAGATTCGTCATCGAGCCAATATCGCACAGCAGGCCAGGATTTTGACCAGTATCTGGATTGATTTGATTAACTCCTATCTCAGCAAGGATCTGGGTGAGAGCCTTGACGACATCCGGGCGCTTAGACGCGGCGGTTTGTCGACCGAGTTCCAGGACTTGTTGTTCTATTTCACGCAATTTACTGGCCCTAGAAGGTAGGTAGGTTCGTACGAAATCCTCCAGAGATTGGCTGAATTCCTCTCTCCACGATGTGCCATCAGTAGCTCCAGGACCAACACCGTTAACCTCGGCCCACGCAAAGAATAGCCTAGCGATTACGTCGACCCCAGGCCGTTCAAGCAACGCTGTTGAGCCTATCACTCTGAAGGCAATATCTTGCTTGGAAAGCTCGGCCAGTATATGCTGGGCGCTTGTAGCAACGGATCTCAACAGAATTGCTATTTCCTGGCGTGAGTACTTCTTGTCATCCGTCTTTGAGAGCAATGATTTGATTTCTTTTACTATGAGCCTTGCCTCGTGTTGGTCGTCTTTGGCCCTCAGTCTAGCAATGCCTAGCGGCGGGCATGTGGTTTCGGAGACCATCGTCTTCTTCTTACGCTTTCTTATGTTGCTTGCTATGCTTCTAGAAGCTTCAAATATCATAGGTTGACATCTTCTGTTTTCCGGCAGTTCGTATACCTCTGCCTTATACTTTTTCGAGAAATTCAAGAAATTGTCAACATTGCTTCCTCGCCATTGATAGATGCATTGATCATCATCTCCCACCACACATATTTCCGCTCCTACTCTTGCGAACTGCTCAATCAAGTGTTCCTGGGCTGTATTTGTGTCTTGGTATTCATCTACAAATAGATACTTGATGTGTCTGAGCGGGTGATTCTCAATTTGTCTGGGCTCCAGATGTTCTACTGCTTCTCTGATAATCAATCCGAATGAGATGATTCTTTGTCTATCCAGCAGCGCCCTGTACTTCTGATATGCTTGAAGGAACTTGGGGCACTTCTGCAACAGGATGGTATCGTCAATGAGCTCGTTGTATATCACATCCAATGAGGCCAGAAAAACCTCTATCTCGTCCTTGACAGTTATGCCGATATCATTATTGTATTTAAGTGAGGATTTGCTACCGCTTAGGCCGAGTGACACGCCACAGCGTAGGATTAGGGCATATTCTTGGTGCTCTGTGAAGATTTCGTAAGTGTTGAATCGCGGTTCTACATCACGGAGCAAATGGAAGCAAAAAGAATGCATCGTTGAGCAACGCAACCGTGGGAGGTCGAAATATATAGAAGAGCGGGCGGGGTCCTTTTTGACAGCAGATTCTGCCTTTGTCCTTATTCGGCGTAGCATCTCGTCGGCTGCTCTTTCTGTGAACGTAAATGCAACGATCTCCTCAGGCCTCACTCCAGATGTTAGCAATCGTACTATCCTTGCTGACAGGGTTTCGGTCTTGCCCGAGCCAGCGCAGGACACAATGTGCATGTGACCCTTCGAATGGTTGATAGCCCTTTTCTGCCAAGGGGAGGGAAAGCTCATCTAGTCTATGCCCAGTTGTTCCACGAGCGCCTCATATTTTGCGGCATCAACGGACTTGATTCTTTGCTCCGTACAAAGTCGAGAGTTCTCTGAGGCATTCGGTTTTTTCGAAATATTCTCAAGTTCGTCTAGTTCGTGCAACTCAGAGTTGGGAATGGCATATGCCTTTGTCCAGAGACGGGCCCCGCTGGGGGACCATCCCATAGGCTCAGGACATATCTTTGTCACGTCGTCCTTGTATATCCATCCGATGGGTATCCAGTTTTTGGCCACGCCTGGGTGGTTGTTGTCAAGTGTTGAGAAGATGTAGCCGTCTACTGTTGCAGAGTTCTCCAGAAAGTGGTTGATGTTTATTAAGCGGCACCCGTAGGTCTCCTTTACGTCGAGCTTTTTTCTAATAGCTCTTTCGAACTTTTCGTCAGGGTAGATCTCTGTCTTGATATCCAGGCGCCATCCTCTATACAAAACATCATATTCGTCTCGATGGGTCAGCAGGTTTGTGTCCAGAACCATTGCTCGGAGCTCCTCCTTTGGATCGATGTGGAGCCACGAACAAGCGCATATGTCCCCGAGATACCCGTAGACGCCCTCAATGTCTTTCTTCAATATCTCGTCATCGCCTGCTATCTCCTTTAGTTTTGCGGTGATGAACTGGTGTCGGTATCTTCTCTGC
The candidate division TA06 bacterium genome window above contains:
- a CDS encoding site-specific DNA-methyltransferase, with protein sequence MEQPIDALLQGDAYTVLRDFPDNSVNLIVTSPPYWNAKDYRIEGQIGQTDYKTYLGDLLKVWEESERILVPNGKLCINTPMMPVSKSIINDYHTRFLQNINNDVEHTILRNTALQRFSLYIWEKQTSVKMFGSYPYPPNLYEDNTIEFINVFVKPGSPKKLNKTVKERSRLSMSEWLNLTKQIWCLYPEDVGRKKGHPAPFPLRLAARLISMYTFRKCTEAGFPGDIVLDMFVGTGATCVSAKILERRFVGIDINPKFLEVAERRLKEANALVGRPPFSLMDDQKKWSKYREEREKQLGLQWKEQ
- a CDS encoding ATP-dependent helicase translates to MSFPSPWQKRAINHSKGHMHIVSCAGSGKTETLSARIVRLLTSGVRPEEIVAFTFTERAADEMLRRIRTKAESAVKKDPARSSIYFDLPRLRCSTMHSFCFHLLRDVEPRFNTYEIFTEHQEYALILRCGVSLGLSGSKSSLKYNNDIGITVKDEIEVFLASLDVIYNELIDDTILLQKCPKFLQAYQKYRALLDRQRIISFGLIIREAVEHLEPRQIENHPLRHIKYLFVDEYQDTNTAQEHLIEQFARVGAEICVVGDDDQCIYQWRGSNVDNFLNFSKKYKAEVYELPENRRCQPMIFEASRSIASNIRKRKKKTMVSETTCPPLGIARLRAKDDQHEARLIVKEIKSLLSKTDDKKYSRQEIAILLRSVATSAQHILAELSKQDIAFRVIGSTALLERPGVDVIARLFFAWAEVNGVGPGATDGTSWREEFSQSLEDFVRTYLPSRASKLREIEQQVLELGRQTAASKRPDVVKALTQILAEIGVNQINPDTGQNPGLLCDIGSMTNLVTDVQAAFLRNLAECGFGDGTTLINDIAWFIVRYASSEYEANLDFDPSLVDAVSVCTVHQTKGLQWPVVIIPSLVEGRFPPEGRGNPRFIPGSIYPQKRYDVRFIEDEDPERRLFYVAVTRARERLILSDFEKIKRSRQPSPFYNDIPQHCFKGTDKGFVRPEVHSKSEQVTDITCSELVDYVRCPHFYRLRRMWDWRYQLPEELGYAISLHHLANMAARNCREIRKTPARLDELVDREFHMPYAPHSLQNRMKERAKVAIRSFHTAFRDDLERVRMAEEDLVFTWGGVRINCRPDLIIDLGDSKKWVIDLKNIKSFKPQPHQQFQIRAYALGLESMGLNTTRGSFYNFDDGTTRDVAVDPDSLRQAERVLTEVIEGIKSKVYIGKREPGCTDCDYGEICFYLAAN